A section of the Rhizobium sp. SSA_523 genome encodes:
- a CDS encoding DUF6290 family protein: MNKRVTLDMPENMHRLALKHATEAGAELDTYILDLIEEKLEDAYFFERAKEVLEARARGESRTYTWEEMERELGLDD, encoded by the coding sequence ATGAACAAACGCGTTACATTGGACATGCCGGAAAACATGCACCGCCTGGCGCTGAAACACGCGACAGAGGCTGGCGCAGAGCTGGACACTTATATTCTCGACCTTATCGAGGAAAAGCTGGAAGACGCCTATTTCTTCGAGCGTGCCAAGGAGGTGCTGGAGGCGCGGGCGCGCGGCGAAAGCAGAACCTACACCTGGGAAGAAATGGAGCGCGAACTTGGCCTGGACGATTGA
- the groES gene encoding co-chaperone GroES: protein MASTNFRPLHDRVVVRRVESEAKTKGGIIIPDTAKEKPQEGEIVAVGSGARDEAGKIVALDVKVGDRVLFGKWSGTEVKLDGEDLLIMKEADIMGIIG, encoded by the coding sequence ATGGCAAGCACCAATTTCCGCCCGCTTCACGACCGCGTCGTCGTTCGTCGCGTTGAATCTGAAGCCAAGACGAAGGGCGGCATCATCATTCCCGATACCGCCAAGGAAAAGCCGCAGGAAGGCGAGATCGTCGCCGTTGGTTCCGGTGCACGTGATGAGGCCGGCAAGATCGTTGCGCTCGACGTCAAGGTTGGCGATCGCGTTCTGTTCGGCAAGTGGTCCGGCACGGAAGTCAAGCTCGACGGCGAAGACCTTCTGATCATGAAGGAAGCCGATATCATGGGTATCATCGGCTGA
- a CDS encoding ATP phosphoribosyltransferase regulatory subunit: MPLIDMPDFAPAILAEFSRRNTTRVDTPVIQPAEPFLDMAGEDLRRRIFLTENERGASLCLRPEFTIPVCLRHIETVTGTPKRYAYLGEVFRQRREGANEFYQAGLEDLGDTDAAGADARVIADALACLDTVLPGRSFAVTIGDQAVFEAVVAALGLPTGWQRRLVRAFGQTDVLEAIIARLARPEPVAGLPPEVEILLEAGDDVALCAHLRDEMERTGTLTNASRTPEEIVRRLKEKRLLAGASLDAAKLDALKEFLSINVSLRYAPGVLADFARSASLPLKAAIEGFDARVAALQNAGAALADITWRAAFGRPLDYYTGLVFEVTVRGEHDVLVGGGRYDRMLTLLGARDHIPAVGFSMWLDRIEKAKDAAAGRQADTGLHRPIPRKSGDLR, encoded by the coding sequence ATGCCCCTGATCGACATGCCCGATTTCGCCCCGGCGATCCTGGCGGAATTTTCCCGCCGCAACACCACGCGTGTCGATACGCCGGTCATCCAGCCAGCCGAGCCCTTCCTGGACATGGCGGGAGAGGACCTGCGTCGCCGCATCTTCCTGACGGAGAACGAGCGGGGGGCCAGCCTCTGCCTGCGTCCGGAATTCACCATTCCCGTCTGCCTTCGCCATATCGAGACGGTCACAGGCACGCCGAAGCGCTATGCCTATCTGGGCGAGGTCTTCCGCCAGCGCCGCGAAGGCGCCAATGAATTCTACCAGGCGGGCCTGGAGGATCTCGGCGATACCGATGCGGCCGGCGCCGATGCCCGCGTCATCGCCGATGCGCTGGCCTGCCTCGATACGGTCCTGCCGGGCCGCAGCTTTGCCGTCACCATCGGCGATCAGGCCGTCTTCGAAGCGGTGGTGGCAGCGCTCGGCCTGCCCACCGGCTGGCAGCGCCGCCTCGTGCGCGCCTTCGGCCAGACGGATGTGCTGGAGGCGATCATCGCGCGCCTGGCGCGGCCGGAGCCGGTGGCGGGCCTTCCGCCGGAGGTCGAGATCCTGCTGGAGGCGGGAGATGATGTGGCGCTCTGCGCCCATCTGCGCGACGAGATGGAGCGCACCGGCACGCTCACCAATGCCAGCCGCACGCCGGAAGAGATCGTCCGGCGGCTGAAGGAGAAGCGGTTGCTGGCCGGCGCCTCGCTCGATGCCGCAAAGCTCGATGCCCTGAAGGAATTCCTCTCCATCAATGTTTCGCTGCGCTATGCGCCGGGCGTGCTGGCCGATTTCGCCCGCTCCGCCAGCCTGCCGTTGAAGGCGGCGATCGAAGGCTTCGATGCGCGGGTTGCCGCCTTGCAGAATGCCGGCGCGGCGCTTGCCGATATCACCTGGCGGGCCGCCTTCGGGCGTCCGCTCGATTATTACACCGGCCTCGTCTTCGAGGTGACCGTGCGCGGCGAGCATGATGTGCTGGTCGGGGGCGGGCGCTATGACCGCATGCTGACCCTGCTCGGCGCCAGGGATCACATTCCCGCCGTCGGCTTTTCGATGTGGCTGGACCGGATCGAGAAGGCCAAGGATGCCGCGGCCGGCCGGCAGGCGGATACCGGTCTGCATAGGCCGATTCCGCGCAAGAGCGGAGACCTGCGATGA
- a CDS encoding DoxX family protein, whose product MSTTATNALILLARILLSFIFITSGFGKLTDPAGTAGMIAGAGLPAATALAYLAGLFEFLAGLAVLIGFQTRIAAFALAVFCIFTGAVFHSGTIAVPGWPEAALGWLNTLNSIMMMKNFTLAGGYLLLATVGAGAYSLDARRGAATVVPA is encoded by the coding sequence ATGTCGACCACCGCGACCAATGCGCTGATCCTTCTCGCACGCATCCTCCTCTCCTTCATCTTCATCACCTCCGGCTTCGGCAAGCTTACCGATCCTGCCGGGACGGCAGGCATGATCGCCGGTGCCGGCCTGCCGGCCGCAACCGCGCTTGCCTATCTTGCCGGTCTCTTCGAATTCCTGGCGGGCCTCGCCGTCCTCATCGGGTTCCAAACCAGGATCGCCGCCTTTGCGCTGGCAGTCTTCTGCATTTTCACCGGCGCCGTCTTCCATTCCGGCACGATCGCCGTTCCCGGCTGGCCGGAAGCCGCGCTTGGCTGGCTGAACACGCTCAACAGCATCATGATGATGAAGAACTTCACTTTGGCCGGCGGCTATCTGCTGCTCGCCACCGTCGGTGCCGGCGCCTACTCCCTGGATGCCCGCCGCGGCGCAGCGACAGTCGTCCCTGCCTGA
- a CDS encoding type II toxin-antitoxin system RelE/ParE family toxin yields the protein MAWTIEFDTKAIKQLQKMGDREARRVRDYLHERIKPLDNPRDAGLAMQGTKFAHLWRYKVGDYRIICEIKDKKLIVLVVEVGHRREIYR from the coding sequence TTGGCCTGGACGATTGAGTTCGACACCAAGGCAATCAAGCAACTCCAGAAGATGGGAGACCGCGAGGCGCGCCGCGTCCGGGATTACCTTCACGAGCGGATCAAACCGCTCGACAATCCGCGTGACGCAGGCCTTGCCATGCAGGGAACCAAATTTGCCCATTTGTGGCGCTACAAGGTGGGCGATTACCGCATCATCTGCGAGATCAAGGACAAGAAGCTGATCGTGCTCGTCGTCGAGGTCGGCCATCGCCGCGAGATTTACCGGTGA
- the groL gene encoding chaperonin GroEL (60 kDa chaperone family; promotes refolding of misfolded polypeptides especially under stressful conditions; forms two stacked rings of heptamers to form a barrel-shaped 14mer; ends can be capped by GroES; misfolded proteins enter the barrel where they are refolded when GroES binds) has translation MAAKEVKFGRNAREKMLRGVDILADAVKVTLGPKGRNVVIDKSFGAPRITKDGVSVAKEIELEDKFENMGAQMVREVASKTNDIAGDGTTTATVLAQAIVREGQKAVAAGMNPMDLKRGIDLAVAEVVKDLQAKAKKINTSEEVAQVGTISANGDTQVGKDIAEAMQKVGNEGVITVEEAKTAETELEVVEGMQFDRGYLSPYFVTNPEKMVADLEDAFILLHEKKLSNLQAMLPVLEAVVQTGKPLVIIAEDVEGEALATLVVNKLRGGLKIAAVKAPGFGDRRKAMLEDIAILTGGTVISEDLGIKLENVTLDMLGRSKKVSISKENTTIVDGAGQKADIEGRVAQIKAQIEETTSDYDREKLQERLAKLAGGVAVIRVGGATEVEVKERKDRIDDALNATRAAVQEGIVPGGGTALLRSSTKITVKGVNDDQEAGINIVRRALQSLVRQIADNAGDEASIVVGKILEKNDDNYGYNAQTSEYGDMIAMGIVDPVKVVRTALQNAASVASLLITTEAMIAELPKKDSPAGMPGGMGGMGGMDMM, from the coding sequence ATGGCTGCTAAAGAAGTCAAATTCGGCCGCAACGCGCGCGAAAAAATGCTGCGTGGCGTCGATATTCTCGCTGATGCCGTCAAGGTAACGCTCGGCCCGAAGGGTCGTAACGTCGTTATCGACAAGTCCTTCGGCGCTCCGCGCATCACCAAGGACGGCGTTTCGGTCGCCAAGGAAATCGAACTGGAAGACAAGTTCGAGAACATGGGCGCCCAGATGGTCCGCGAAGTCGCTTCGAAGACCAATGACATCGCCGGCGACGGCACCACCACCGCAACCGTTCTTGCCCAGGCAATCGTTCGCGAAGGCCAGAAGGCCGTTGCTGCCGGCATGAACCCGATGGACCTGAAGCGCGGCATCGATCTCGCCGTTGCCGAAGTGGTCAAGGATCTCCAGGCCAAGGCCAAGAAGATCAACACCTCGGAAGAAGTTGCCCAGGTCGGCACGATCTCGGCAAACGGCGACACGCAGGTCGGCAAGGACATCGCCGAAGCCATGCAGAAGGTCGGCAACGAAGGCGTCATCACGGTTGAAGAAGCCAAGACCGCCGAGACCGAGCTGGAAGTCGTCGAAGGCATGCAGTTCGACCGCGGCTACCTCTCGCCCTACTTCGTCACCAACCCGGAGAAGATGGTTGCTGACCTGGAAGATGCCTTCATTCTCCTGCACGAGAAGAAGCTCTCCAACCTGCAGGCCATGCTGCCGGTTCTCGAAGCCGTCGTCCAGACCGGCAAGCCGCTCGTCATCATCGCTGAAGACGTCGAAGGCGAAGCTCTTGCAACGCTCGTCGTCAACAAGCTGCGTGGCGGCCTGAAGATTGCTGCCGTCAAGGCTCCGGGCTTCGGCGATCGCCGCAAGGCCATGCTGGAAGACATCGCCATCCTCACCGGCGGCACCGTGATCTCCGAAGATCTCGGCATCAAGCTCGAAAATGTCACGCTCGACATGCTCGGCCGCTCGAAGAAGGTCTCGATCTCCAAGGAAAACACGACGATCGTCGACGGCGCCGGCCAGAAGGCCGACATCGAAGGCCGCGTTGCCCAGATCAAGGCCCAGATCGAAGAAACCACCTCCGACTACGACCGCGAGAAGCTGCAGGAACGTCTTGCCAAGCTCGCCGGCGGCGTTGCCGTGATCCGCGTTGGCGGTGCAACGGAAGTGGAAGTGAAGGAGCGCAAGGATCGTATCGACGACGCTCTGAACGCGACCCGCGCTGCCGTTCAGGAAGGCATCGTACCGGGCGGTGGTACCGCTCTCCTGCGTTCCTCCACGAAGATCACCGTCAAGGGTGTGAACGACGACCAGGAAGCCGGCATCAACATCGTTCGCCGCGCCCTGCAGTCGCTGGTTCGCCAGATCGCCGACAATGCCGGTGACGAAGCTTCGATCGTGGTTGGCAAGATCCTCGAAAAGAACGACGACAACTACGGCTACAACGCCCAGACGTCCGAGTATGGCGACATGATCGCCATGGGTATCGTCGATCCGGTCAAGGTCGTCCGCACGGCTCTGCAGAACGCTGCTTCGGTTGCTTCGCTGCTGATCACGACGGAAGCCATGATCGCCGAACTGCCGAAGAAGGACTCTCCGGCCGGCATGCCTGGCGGCATGGGCGGAATGGGCGGAATGGACATGATGTGA
- a CDS encoding TIGR01459 family HAD-type hydrolase: protein MANRIQNLMTITAGYQLVLSDVWGVLHNGIDAFPAACVALEEARKAGLCVVLITNSPRPAPGVIEQLRAIGVPDQAYDRIVTSGDVTRALIAEGPKNVFLLGPERDMPLFDGLDVTVTGEAQADAIVCTGFFDDETEVPEDYHDMLTRFVKKDAPLICANPDLVVERGHRIIPCAGAVAAYYEQLGGSTRIAGKPHKPIYEAALAAAREVCGEIDLAKVIAVGDGMPTDVKGALSYGLDLLYISGGIHAAEYTLNGQTDEALLNAYLQREGATPKWWMPRLA from the coding sequence ATGGCAAACCGCATTCAGAACCTCATGACGATTACGGCGGGTTACCAGCTCGTGCTCTCCGATGTGTGGGGTGTGCTGCACAACGGTATCGATGCCTTTCCGGCGGCCTGCGTCGCTCTGGAGGAAGCCCGCAAGGCCGGGCTTTGCGTGGTGCTGATCACCAATTCGCCGCGTCCGGCGCCGGGCGTGATCGAGCAATTGCGGGCGATCGGCGTGCCGGACCAGGCCTATGACCGGATCGTCACCTCGGGCGATGTGACCCGGGCCCTCATTGCCGAAGGCCCGAAGAATGTCTTCCTGCTTGGCCCCGAACGCGACATGCCGCTCTTCGACGGGCTGGATGTCACCGTGACCGGCGAGGCGCAGGCCGATGCCATCGTCTGCACCGGCTTCTTCGACGACGAGACCGAGGTCCCGGAAGACTATCACGACATGTTGACGCGGTTCGTCAAGAAGGACGCGCCGCTGATCTGCGCCAATCCGGATCTGGTCGTCGAGCGTGGCCATCGCATCATTCCCTGCGCCGGTGCCGTTGCCGCCTATTACGAGCAGCTGGGCGGATCGACGCGGATCGCCGGCAAGCCGCATAAGCCGATCTACGAGGCAGCGCTTGCGGCGGCGCGCGAGGTTTGCGGCGAGATCGACCTTGCCAAGGTCATCGCGGTGGGCGATGGCATGCCGACCGATGTGAAGGGCGCGCTCAGCTATGGCCTCGACCTGCTTTACATTTCCGGTGGCATCCATGCCGCCGAATATACGCTGAACGGCCAGACGGACGAAGCGCTCCTGAATGCCTATCTGCAGCGCGAGGGCGCCACGCCCAAATGGTGGATGCCGCGCCTGGCTTGA
- the chrA gene encoding chromate efflux transporter, giving the protein MKPDQAEALQPPLGKRQNQPSLRELVLVFARIGCLSFGGPAAQIGLMHRICVEEKRWILEDRYLHALNYCMLLPGPEAQQLATYIGWLTHGVRGGMLAGLLFVLPGLFVIIALSTAYALYQQADWLAGLFFGLKAAVLTIVLQAVVRLARRTLTDRVLVVIAVLAFLSLFVLALPFPLVVLVAGLAGYLRARHGAVSAAAKPAAVLVPEDVSPQKPPLLRSLLQLGFWVAVWQLPFVILLAISGAASLATMYAFFSQMALVTFGGAYAVLSYVAQVAVEDYGWLQPGEMLDGLALAETTPGPLVLVLSYVGYLTGFRTVPGLDPVIGGIIGALLTAWATFVPSFIWIFAGAPYIERLRGKPQIAAALSAITAAVVGVIANLALWFALHVLFGRVERVTLVPGWTGEGAPGLWLPDPATLDPAALVLFLISALALLRLNIGMVKVLVSAALGGLLWRLAGF; this is encoded by the coding sequence GTGAAGCCTGATCAAGCCGAGGCCCTGCAACCGCCCCTCGGGAAGCGGCAAAACCAGCCCTCGCTGAGGGAGCTTGTCCTCGTCTTCGCGCGCATCGGCTGCCTGAGTTTCGGCGGTCCGGCGGCCCAGATCGGGCTCATGCACCGCATCTGCGTGGAGGAGAAGCGCTGGATCCTTGAAGATCGCTATCTCCACGCGCTCAATTACTGCATGCTTCTGCCCGGACCGGAGGCGCAGCAGCTTGCGACCTATATCGGCTGGCTGACGCATGGCGTGAGGGGAGGCATGCTGGCCGGGCTGCTGTTCGTCCTTCCCGGGCTCTTCGTCATCATCGCCCTGTCGACCGCCTATGCCCTTTACCAGCAGGCGGACTGGCTGGCCGGCCTGTTCTTCGGCTTGAAGGCGGCCGTTCTCACCATCGTGCTGCAGGCCGTGGTCCGCCTGGCCCGCCGCACGCTGACCGACAGGGTCCTCGTCGTGATTGCGGTTCTGGCCTTCCTGTCGCTTTTCGTGCTGGCGCTGCCCTTTCCGCTGGTGGTTCTGGTGGCAGGTCTTGCCGGCTATCTGCGCGCCCGCCATGGCGCTGTGTCCGCTGCCGCCAAGCCGGCCGCAGTCCTTGTGCCGGAAGATGTGTCGCCGCAAAAGCCGCCGCTGCTGCGCTCGCTGCTTCAGCTCGGCTTCTGGGTGGCGGTCTGGCAATTGCCCTTCGTCATCCTGCTGGCGATCAGCGGCGCGGCAAGCCTTGCCACCATGTATGCCTTCTTCTCGCAGATGGCGCTCGTCACCTTCGGCGGCGCCTATGCGGTCCTGTCCTATGTCGCCCAGGTTGCCGTCGAGGATTACGGCTGGCTGCAGCCCGGGGAAATGTTGGATGGCCTGGCGCTGGCGGAGACGACGCCCGGACCGCTGGTTCTGGTTCTTTCCTATGTCGGCTATCTGACCGGCTTCCGCACCGTGCCGGGGCTGGATCCCGTCATCGGCGGGATCATCGGTGCGCTTCTGACGGCCTGGGCCACCTTCGTCCCGAGCTTCATCTGGATCTTCGCCGGCGCGCCGTATATCGAGCGGCTGCGCGGAAAGCCGCAAATCGCCGCGGCGCTGTCGGCCATCACCGCCGCAGTGGTCGGCGTCATCGCCAATCTGGCTCTGTGGTTCGCCCTGCACGTCCTCTTCGGACGCGTCGAGCGGGTGACGCTGGTGCCCGGCTGGACAGGCGAGGGGGCGCCCGGCCTCTGGCTGCCTGATCCCGCAACGCTCGATCCCGCAGCACTGGTCCTGTTCCTCATCTCCGCCCTTGCCCTCCTGCGGCTGAACATCGGAATGGTGAAGGTGCTCGTTTCCGCCGCATTGGGTGGCCTTTTATGGCGCCTGGCCGGCTTCTGA
- the hisS gene encoding histidine--tRNA ligase encodes MSDKRQKPQKLRARLPRGFVDRTAADIHATNEMVAKIRAVYEHYGFDPIETPLFEYTDALGKFLPDSDRPNEGVFSLQDDDEQWMSARYDLTAPLARHVAENFNEIQLPYRTYRAGYVFRNEKPGPGRFRQFMQFDADTVGAPGVQADAEMCMMMADTLEALGIRRGDYVIRVNNRKVLDGVMEAIGLGGEENSGRRLSVLRAIDKLDKFGPEGVKLLLGEGRKDESGDFTKGAGLGEEQIQKVLFFVGIQDYAQSAEELAALVAGTSRGEEGVDELNMIGALVAGAGYDASRIKIDPSVVRGLEYYTGPVYEAELTFDVTNEKGEKVVFGSVGGGGRYDGLVSRFMGQPVPATGFSIGVSRLMTALKNLGKLGQDEVLAPVLVTVMDGDIEAMGRYQRFTQDLRKAGIRAEMYQGNWKKFGNQLKYADRRGSPIAIIQGGDEREQGVVQIKDLIEGKRLSGEITDNTQWREARVAQVVVPEAELVDKVKEILAHQAEDRRREKGV; translated from the coding sequence ATGAGCGACAAGAGACAAAAACCGCAGAAACTCAGGGCCCGCCTGCCGCGCGGCTTCGTCGATCGCACTGCCGCCGATATCCATGCCACCAATGAAATGGTCGCCAAGATCCGCGCCGTCTACGAGCATTACGGCTTCGACCCGATCGAGACGCCGCTCTTCGAATATACCGATGCGCTGGGCAAGTTCCTGCCCGACAGCGACAGGCCGAACGAGGGCGTGTTCTCGCTGCAGGACGATGACGAGCAGTGGATGTCTGCTCGTTATGATTTGACGGCACCGCTGGCGCGCCATGTGGCGGAGAATTTCAACGAGATCCAGCTGCCTTACCGCACCTATCGCGCCGGCTATGTCTTTCGCAACGAAAAGCCGGGTCCCGGCCGCTTCCGCCAGTTCATGCAGTTCGATGCCGACACTGTCGGGGCGCCGGGCGTGCAGGCGGATGCCGAAATGTGCATGATGATGGCTGATACGCTGGAAGCGCTCGGCATCAGACGCGGGGACTACGTGATCCGGGTGAACAACCGCAAGGTTCTGGATGGCGTGATGGAAGCCATTGGGCTTGGCGGCGAGGAGAATTCCGGGCGGCGCTTGAGCGTTTTGCGGGCGATCGACAAGCTCGACAAGTTCGGTCCGGAAGGGGTGAAGCTTCTGCTGGGCGAAGGCCGCAAGGACGAGAGCGGAGACTTCACCAAGGGTGCAGGGCTGGGCGAGGAGCAGATCCAGAAGGTCCTGTTCTTCGTCGGCATTCAGGATTACGCGCAAAGCGCTGAAGAGTTGGCGGCTCTGGTCGCCGGCACATCGCGCGGCGAAGAAGGCGTCGACGAACTCAACATGATCGGCGCGCTGGTGGCCGGCGCCGGCTACGACGCCTCCCGCATCAAGATCGACCCCTCGGTCGTGCGCGGCCTGGAATATTACACCGGGCCGGTCTACGAGGCCGAACTGACCTTCGACGTGACCAATGAAAAGGGCGAAAAGGTCGTCTTCGGCTCGGTCGGCGGCGGCGGTCGATATGACGGTCTCGTGTCACGCTTCATGGGCCAACCCGTTCCAGCCACAGGCTTCTCCATCGGCGTGTCGCGCCTGATGACGGCCTTGAAAAACCTCGGCAAGCTGGGACAGGACGAGGTTCTGGCACCGGTTCTCGTCACCGTCATGGATGGCGATATCGAGGCCATGGGGCGTTATCAGCGTTTCACCCAGGACCTGCGCAAGGCCGGCATCCGCGCCGAGATGTATCAGGGCAACTGGAAGAAATTCGGCAATCAGCTGAAATATGCCGATCGGCGCGGCTCGCCGATTGCAATCATCCAGGGCGGTGACGAGCGCGAACAGGGTGTCGTGCAGATCAAGGACCTGATCGAGGGCAAGCGGCTTTCCGGCGAGATCACCGACAACACGCAATGGCGGGAGGCGCGCGTCGCCCAGGTCGTGGTGCCGGAAGCGGAGCTGGTGGACAAGGTGAAGGAAATCCTGGCGCATCAGGCGGAAGACCGCCGCCGGGAAAAGGGTGTTTGA
- the hisG gene encoding ATP phosphoribosyltransferase produces MTITIGLPSKGRMKEDASAVFERAGMRIVAVGNDRSYRGRVEGFDDVEVAFLSASEISREIGNGTVDFGVTGEDLIREGLADADARVEIAARLGFGHADVVVAVPDIWLDVEGMADLGDVAAEFRARHGRRLAIATKYWRLTQQHFSGSHGIQLYRIVESLGATEGAPAAGQADIIVDITSTGSTLKANHLKVLADGVILRSQACLVRARKPEHESNAMISRIIEAVRGAV; encoded by the coding sequence ATGACCATCACCATCGGACTCCCCTCCAAGGGCCGCATGAAGGAGGACGCCTCCGCCGTGTTCGAACGCGCCGGGATGCGGATTGTCGCCGTCGGCAATGACCGCTCCTATCGCGGCCGCGTCGAAGGCTTCGACGATGTGGAAGTCGCCTTCCTGTCCGCCTCGGAAATCTCCCGCGAGATCGGCAATGGCACCGTCGATTTCGGCGTGACCGGCGAAGACCTGATCCGCGAGGGGCTGGCGGATGCCGACGCGCGGGTGGAGATCGCCGCGCGCCTCGGTTTCGGCCATGCGGATGTGGTCGTTGCGGTGCCGGATATCTGGCTGGATGTGGAGGGCATGGCGGATCTGGGAGACGTTGCGGCGGAATTTCGCGCCCGTCACGGCCGCCGCCTGGCGATTGCCACCAAATACTGGCGCCTCACCCAGCAGCATTTTTCCGGAAGCCACGGCATCCAGCTCTACCGCATCGTGGAAAGCCTCGGCGCCACCGAAGGCGCGCCGGCGGCCGGCCAGGCGGATATCATCGTCGACATCACCTCCACCGGCTCCACCCTCAAGGCCAACCACCTGAAAGTGCTCGCCGACGGGGTGATCCTGCGCTCGCAAGCCTGCCTCGTGCGGGCGAGAAAGCCCGAGCATGAGAGCAATGCCATGATTTCGCGGATCATCGAGGCTGTGCGCGGAGCGGTTTGA
- a CDS encoding dienelactone hydrolase — translation MMDDCIGFRTGLLFDEARPNWSGDGPRPLRWSAWYPGAAGTPVTDIAIPPGRPLYSLGLLAAEADLLHERARFPVVLISHGTGGSASGLGWLAAFLARQGCVVLGVDHHGNTGVEAYRPEGFLCWWERARDLTVLLDRLSTQGPFAGRLDLSDVTAAGFSLGGYTALALAGAVTETDRVIAFARQYPFSGGPREMPDLAGQIEPLLASSDSFRASWQRQSHSYRDPRVRAIVAIAPAPPVRGFTEESLREIGLEVTLLCGEADEEAPFDLCSRWLAERLPKSSLTSLGKHVGHYTLLPVGTPTASRSNPHYWCDGPEIDRAAVHARAARLAAAALVRPHTDKAEAMRNA, via the coding sequence ATGATGGATGATTGCATTGGGTTTCGGACAGGGCTTCTTTTCGACGAGGCTCGCCCGAACTGGAGCGGCGACGGGCCACGGCCGCTGCGCTGGTCCGCCTGGTATCCTGGCGCAGCGGGAACGCCCGTGACGGATATTGCGATACCGCCCGGCCGGCCGCTCTACTCTCTGGGGCTCCTGGCAGCCGAGGCGGATCTTTTGCACGAGCGGGCGCGCTTTCCCGTGGTGCTGATCTCGCACGGCACCGGCGGATCGGCCTCTGGCCTTGGCTGGCTCGCCGCGTTTCTGGCACGGCAGGGCTGTGTCGTGCTGGGCGTTGACCACCACGGCAATACAGGTGTGGAGGCCTACCGCCCCGAGGGATTTCTGTGCTGGTGGGAAAGGGCGCGGGATTTGACCGTCCTCCTCGATCGGCTTTCGACACAGGGACCTTTTGCCGGACGGCTCGATCTGAGCGATGTCACCGCGGCGGGTTTCTCGCTCGGCGGCTATACCGCTTTGGCTCTGGCGGGCGCCGTGACGGAGACGGACCGGGTGATTGCCTTTGCCAGACAATATCCCTTCAGCGGCGGTCCGCGCGAAATGCCCGATCTTGCAGGCCAGATCGAGCCGCTGCTCGCGTCGAGCGATAGTTTTCGCGCATCATGGCAGAGGCAATCGCATTCCTATCGCGATCCGCGGGTGCGGGCCATCGTGGCCATTGCCCCGGCGCCGCCGGTGCGCGGCTTTACCGAGGAGAGCCTGCGCGAAATCGGCCTTGAGGTAACCCTGCTCTGCGGCGAGGCTGATGAGGAAGCCCCGTTCGATCTCTGCTCCCGATGGCTTGCTGAACGCCTGCCCAAGAGCAGCCTGACGAGCCTCGGCAAGCATGTCGGCCACTATACCCTGTTGCCGGTGGGAACGCCGACGGCATCGCGCTCCAATCCGCATTACTGGTGCGATGGGCCGGAGATCGACCGGGCGGCCGTGCATGCGCGTGCTGCACGGCTGGCCGCGGCGGCACTTGTGCGGCCGCATACCGACAAGGCGGAGGCGATGCGAAACGCCTGA